One genomic segment of Melospiza georgiana isolate bMelGeo1 chromosome 21, bMelGeo1.pri, whole genome shotgun sequence includes these proteins:
- the LOC131092203 gene encoding myosin-1B-like: MSTDAEMAIFGEAAPYLRKSEKERIEAQNKPFDAKSSVFVVHAKESYVKSTITSRESGKVTVKTEGGETLTVKEDQIFSMNPPKYDKIEDMAMMTHLHEPAVLYNLKERYAAWMIYTYSGLFCVTVNPYKWLPVYNPEVVLAYRGKKRQEAPPHIFSISDNAYQFMLTDRENQSILITGESGAGKTVNTKRVIQYFATIAASGDKKKEEQTSGKMQGTLEDQIISANPLLEAFGNAKTVRNDNSSRFGKFIRIHFGATGKLASADIETYLLEKSRVTFQLKAERSYHIFYQIMSNKKPELIEMLLITTNPYDYLYVSQGEITVPSINDQEELMATDSAIDILGFSADEKTAIYKLTGAVMHYGNLKFKQKQREEQAEPDGTEVADKAAYLMGLNSADLLKALCYPRVKVGNEYVTKGQTVQQVYNSVGALAKAVFEKMFLWMVVRINQQLDTKQPRQYFIGVLDIAGFEIFDFNSLEQLCINFTNEKLQQFFNHHMFVLEQEEYKKEGIEWEFIDFGMDLAACIELIEKPMGIFSILEEECMFPKATDTSFKNKLYDQHLGKSNNFQKPKPGKGKAEAHFSLVHYAGTVDYNISGWLDKNKDPLNETVVGLYQKSSLKTLALLFASAGGEAEASGGGGGGKKGGKKKGSSFQTVSALFRENLNKLMTNLRSTHPHFVRCIIPNESKTPGAMEHELVLHQLRCNGVLEGIRICRKGFPSRILYADFKQRYKVLNASAIPEGQFIDSKKASEKLLGSIDVDHTQYKFGHTKVFFKAGLLGLLEEMRDEKLAELITRTQARCRGFLMRVEYRRMVERRESIFCIQYNVRSFMNVKHWPWMKLFFKIKPLLKSAESEKEMANMKGEFEKTKEELAKSEAKRKELEEKMASLMQEKNDLQLQVQSEADALADAEERCDQLIKTKIQLEAKIKEVTERAEDEEEINAELTAKKRKLEDECSELKKDIDDLELTLAKVEKEKHATENKVKNLTEEMAGLDETIAKLTKEKKALQEAHQQTLDDLQAEEDKVNTLTKSKTKLEQQVDDLEGSLEQEKKLRMDLERAKRKLEGDLKLAQDSIMDLENDKQQLDEKLKKKDFEISQIQSKTEDEQALGMQLQKKIKELQARIEELEEEIEAERTSRAKAEKHRADLSRELEEISERLEEAGGATAAQIDMNKKREAEFQKMRRDLEEATLQHEATAAALRKKHADSTAELGEQIDNLQRVKQKLEKEKSELKMEIDDLASNMESVSKAKANLEKMCRTLEDQLSEIKSKEEEHQRMINDLNAQRARLQTESGEYSRQVEEKDALVSQLSRGKQAFTQQIEELKRHLEEEIKAKNALAHGLQSARHDCDLLREQYEEEQEAKAELQRALSKANGEVAQWRTKYETDAIQRTEELEEAKKKLAQRLQDAEEHVEAVNSKCASLEKTKQRLQNEVEDLMIDVERSNAACAALDKKQKNFDKILAEWKQKYEETQAELEASQKESRSLSTELFKMKNAYEESLDHLETMKRENKNLQQEISDLTEQIAEGGKAVHELEKVKKQIEQEKSELQASLEEAEASLEHEEGKILRLQLELNQVKSEIDRKIAEKDEEIDQMKRNHLRVVDSMQSTLDAEIRSRNEALRLKKKMEGDLNEMEIQLSHANRQAAEAQKNLRNTQAVLKDTQLHLDDAVRAQDDLKEQVAMVERRANLLQAEVEELRAALEQTERSRKLAEQELLDASERVQLLHSQNTSLINTKKKLETDISQIQGEMEDTIQEARNAEEKAKKAITDAAMMAEELKKEQDTSAHLERMKKNLDQTVKDLQHRLEEAEQLALKGGKKQIQKLEARVRELEGEVDAEQKRSAEAVKGVRKYERRVKELTYQSEEDRKNVLRLQDLVDKLQMKVKSYKRQAEEAEELSNVNLSKFRKIQHELEEAEERADIAESQVNKLRAKSREIHKKIEEEE, from the exons ATGTCTACGGACGCGGAGATGGCCATCTTTGGGGAGGCGGCTCCTTACCTCCGAAAGTCAGAGAAGGAGAGAATTGAGGCCCAGAACAAACCATTCGATGCCAAGTCATCTGTCTTCGTGGTACATGCAAAGGAATCCTATGTGAAGAGCACTATCACGAGCAGAGAATCAGGCAAAGTCACTGTCAAGACTGAAGGGGGAGAG ACCTTGACTGTGAAGGAAGATCAAATCTTCTCCATGAACCCTCCCAAGTATGACAAAATCGAGGACATGGCCATGATGACCCACCTGCACGAACCCGCTGTGCTGTACAACCTCAAAGAGCGTTACGCAGCCTGGATGATCTAC ACCTACTCGGGTCTCTTCTGCGTCACTGTCAACCCCTACAAGTGGCTGCCGGTGTACAACCCCGAGGTGGTGTTGGCCTACCGAGGCAAGAAGCGCCAGGAGGCCCCTCCACACATCTTCTCCATCTCTGACAATGCCTATCAGTTCATGTTGACTG ATCGTGAGAACCAGTCCATCCTGATCAC CGGAGAATCCGGGGCCGGGAAGACTGTGAACACCAAGCGTGTCATCCAGTACTTTGCAACAATTGCAGCCAGTGGAGACAAGAAAAAGGAGGAGCAGACCTCAGGCAAAATGCAG GGGACACTTGAGGATCAAATCATCAGTGCCAACCCACTGCTGGAGGCCTTTGGAAATGCCAAGACCGTGAGGAACGACAACTCCTCACGCTTT ggTAAATTCATCAGAATCCATTTTGGTGCCACAGGCAAGCTGGCTTCTGCTGATATTGAAACAT ATCTGCTGGAGAAGTCCAGAGTTACTTTCCAGCTCAAGGCGGAAAGGAGCTACCACATCTTTTATCAGATCATGTCCAACAAGAAGCCAGAGCTGATTG AGATGTTACTGATCACCACCAACCCCTATGACTACCTGTATGTGAGTCAAGGTGAGATCACAGTTCCCAGCATTAACGACCAGGAAGAGCTGATGGCCACTGAT AGTGCCATTGACATCCTGGGCTTCAGTGCTGATGAGAAAACAGCCATCTACAAGCTGACAGGGGCTGTCATGCACTATGGGAACCTGAAATTCAAGCAGAAGCAAcgagaggagcaggcagagcctgatgGCACCGAAG TTGCTGACAAGGCTGCCTACCTGATGGGTCTGAACTCAGCAGACCTGCTCAAGGCCCTCTGCTACCCCCGAGTCAAGGTGGGGAATGAATACGTGACCAAGGGCCAAACTGTGCAGCAG GTATACAATTCTGTGGGTGCCCTGGCAAAAGCAGTGTTTGAGAAGATGTTCCTGTGGATGGTTGTTCGTATCAACCAACAGCTGGACACAAAGCAGCCCAGGCAGTACTTCATTGGTGTCCTGGACATTGCTGGCTTTGAGATCTTTGAT TTCAACAGTCTGGAGCAGCTGTGCATCAACTTCACCAATGAGAAACTGCAACAGTTCTTCAACCACCACATGTtcgtgctggagcaggaggagtaCAAGAAGGAGGGCATTGAATGGGAGTTCATTGACTTTGGCATGGACCTGGCTGCCTGCATTGAGCTCATTGAGAAG CCCATGGGCATCTTCTCCATCCTGGAAGAGGAGTGCATGTTCCCCAAGGCAACTGACACCTCTTTCAAGAACAAGCTCTATGACCAGCACCTGGGCAAGTCCAACAACTTCCAGAAGCCCAAGCCAGGCAAAGGCAAGGCTGAGGCCCACTTCTCCCTGGTGCACTATGCTGGAACAGTGGACTACAACATCTCTGGGTGGCTTGACAAGAACAAGGACCCTCTGAATGAAACTGTTGTGGGGCTGTATCAGAAGTCATCCCTGAAGACCCTGGCCTTACTCTTTGCCTCTGCTGGAGGAGAGGCAG AGGCTAgtggaggtggtggtggtggcaagAAGGGAGGCAAGAAGAAGGGCTCTTCTTTCCAGACTGTCTCAGCTCTTTTCAGG GAGAATCTGAACAAGCTGATGACCAATCTGCGGAGCACCCATCCACATTTTGTGCGCTGCATCATCCCCAACGAGTCTAAAACACCTG GTGCCATGGAGCACGAGCTGGTGCTGCACCAGCTGCGCTGTAACGGCGTGCTGGAAGGGATCAGGATCTGCAGGAAAGGGTTCCCCAGCAGAATCCTCTATGCTGATTTCAAACAGAG ATACAAGGTGCTTAATGCCAGTGCCATCCCTGAGGGACAGTTCATCGATAGCAAGAAGGCTTCTGAGAAGCTCCTTGGGTCAATCGATGTGGATCACACCCAGTATAAATTTGGACACACCAAG GTGTTCTTcaaagctgggctgctggggcttCTGGAGGAGATGAGAGATGAGAAGCTGGCAGAGCTCATCACCCGCACCCAGGCCAGGTGCAGGGGCTTCCTGATGAGGGTGGAATACCGCAGAATGGTGGAGCGCAG AGAGTCCATCTTCTGCATCCAGTACAACGTTCGCTCATTCATGAATGTCAAACACTGGCCATGGATGAAGCTGTTCTTCAAGATCAAGCCCTTGCTGAAGAGTGCAGAGTCTGAGAAGGAGATGGCCAACATGAAGGGAGAGTTTGAGAAAACCAAGGAGGAACTTGCAAAGTCTGAGGCAAAGcggaaggagctggaggagaaaatGGCCTCTCTGATGCAGGAGAAGAATGACCTGCAGCTCCAAGTGCAATCT GAAGCAGATGCTTTGGCCGATGCAGAGGAAAGGTGCGATCAGCTgatcaaaaccaaaatccagCTGGAAGCCAAAATTAAGGAAGTGACTGAAAGGGCAGAGgatgaagaagaaattaatgCTGAGTTGACAGCCAAGAAGAGGAAGCTGGAGGATGAATGCTCAGAGCTGAAGAAAGATATTGATGACCTTGAGCTAACACTGGCCAAggtggagaaggaaaaacatgCCACTGAAAATAAG GTGAAAAACCTGACTGAGGAGATGGCAGGTCTGGACGAGACAATTGCCAAGCTGACAAAGGAGAAGAAAGCCCTCCAAGAGGCGCATCAGCAGACCCTGGATGAcctgcaggcagaggaagaCAAAGTCAATACTCTGACCAAATCCAAGACCAAGCTGGAACAGCAAGTGGATGAT CTGGAAGGGTCCCTGGAGCAAGAGAAGAAACTGCGCATGGACCTGGAGAGAGCCAAGAGGAAACTGGAAGGAGACCTGAAGCTGGCCCAGGACAGCATCATGGATTTGGAGAATGAtaagcagcagctggatgagAAACTGAAGAA GAAAGACTTTGAAATCAGCCAGATCCAGAGTAAAACCGAGGATGAACAAGCCCTGGGCATGCAACTTCAGAAGAAGAtcaaggagctgcag GCCCGCattgaggagctggaggaggaaatTGAGGCAGAGCGAACCTCTCGCGCTAAAGCAGAGAAGCATCGCGCTGACCTGtccagggagctggaggagatcAGCGAACGCCTGGAAGAAGCAGGAGGGGCCACAGCAGCTCAAATTGATATGAACAAGAAGCGTGAGGCAGAGTTCCAGAAGATGCGCCGTGACCTGGAAGAGGCCACGCTGCAGCACGAAGCCACGGCTGCCGCCCTGCGCAAGAAGCACGCggacagcacagctgagctgggcgAGCAGATCGACAACCTGCAACGCGTGAAgcagaagctggagaaggagaagagtgAGCTGAAGATGGAGATTGATGACTTGGCCAGCAACATGGAGTCTGTCTCCAAAGCCAAG GCCAACCTGGAGAAGATGTGCCGCACTCTCGAAGATCAGCTGAGTGAGATTAAGTCCAAGGAAGAGGAGCATCAGCGCATGATCAATGACCTCAATGCTCAAAGAGCTCGTCTGCAGACAGAGTCAG GTGAATATTCACGTCAAGTGGAAGAGAAGGATGCTTTGGTTTCTCAGCTGTCAAGAGGCAAACAGGCTTTCACCCAGCAGATTGAGGAACTCAAGAGGCATCTGGAGGAAGAGATAAAG GCCAAGAACGCCCTTGCCCATGGCCTACAGTCTGCTCGCCACGACTGTGACTTGCTCCGGGAACAAtatgaggaggagcaggaggccaAGGCAGAGCTTCAGCGAGCCCTGTCCAAGGCAAATGGTGAAGTGGCCCAGTGGAGAACCAAATACGAGACGGACGCGATTCAGCGCACAGAGGAGCTCGAGGAGGCCAA GAAGAAACTGGCCCAGCGTCTGCAGGATGCAGAGGAGCATGTTGAGGCTGTCAATTCCAAATGTGCCTCCCTGGAAAAGAcaaagcagaggctgcagaatGAAGTGGAGGACCTGATGATTGATGTGGAGAGATCcaatgctgcctgtgctgctctggataAGAAGCAGAAGAACTTTGACAAG ATCCTGGCAGAATGGAAGCAGAAGTATGAGGAAAcgcaggctgagctggaggcCTCGCAGAAGGAGTCGCGCTCTCTGAGCACGGAGCTGTTCAAGATGAAGAATGCCTATGAGGAGTCCTTGGACCACCTGGAAACAATGAAGCGGGAGAACAAGAACTTGCAGC AGGAGATTTCCGACCTCACAGAGCAGATTGCAGAGGGAGGAAAGGCAGTTCATGAGCTGGAGAAAGTGAAGAAGCAGATTGAGCAGGAGAAATCTGAACTGCAAGCCTCCCTGGAGGAAGCTGAG GCCTCCCTGGAACATGAGGAGGGGAAAATCCTGCGCCTGCAGCTTGAGCTCAACCAAGTGAAGTCTGAGATTGACAGGAAGATAGCAGAGAAAGATGAGGAGATTGATCAGATGAAGAGAAACCACCTCAGAGTTGTGGACTCGATGCAGAGCACCCTGGACGCTGAgatcaggagcaggaatgaaGCCCTGAGGCTGAAGAAGAAGATGGAGGGAGACCTGAATGAAATGGAGATCCAACTGAGCCATGCCAACCgccaggctgcagaggcacagaAGAACCTGAGAAACACCCAGGCAGTGCTGAAG GACacccagctgcacctggatgATGCTGTGAGAGCACAGGATGACCTGAAGGAGCAGGTGGCCATGGTGGAGCGCAGAGCAAACCTGCTGCAGGCTGAAGTTGAGGAGCTCcgggcagccctggagcagacGGAGCGGTCGAGGAAAttggctgagcaggagcttCTGGATGCCAGTGAGAGAGTTCAGCTCCTCCATAGTCAG AACACCAGCCTGATCAACACCAAGAAGAAGCTGGAAACAGACATTTCCCAGATCCAGGGCGAAATGGAGGATACCATCCAGGAAGCCCGCAATGCTGAGGAGAAGGCCAAGAAGGCCATCACAGAT GCGGCCATGATGGCAGAAGAGCTGAAGAAGGAGCAGGACACCAGTGCCCACCTGGAGAGGATGAAGAAGAACCTGGACCAGACAGTGAAGGACCTACAGCACCGTCTGGAAGAGGCCGAGCAGCTGGCACTGAAGGGAGGGAAGAAGCAGATCCAGAAGCTGGAGGCCAGG GTGCgggagctggaaggggaggTTGATGCTGAGCAGAAGCGCAGCGCTGAAGCCGTGAAGGGCGTGCGCAAGTACGAGCGCAGGGTGAAGGAACTCACCTACCAG TCTGAGGAAGACAGGAAGAatgtgctgaggctgcaggatCTGGTGGACAAGCTGCAAATGAAAGTGAAATCCTACAAGAGACAAGCTGAGGAGGCT GAGGAGCTGTCCAATGTGAACCTGTCCAAGTTCCGCAAGATCCAGCACGAGCTGGAGGAGGCCGAGGAGCGGGCTGACATTGCAGAGTCACAGGTCAACAAGCTCCGAGCCAAGAGCCGGGAGATTCATAAGAAGATAGAAGAAGAGGAATGA